AGCATAGTTCTCCGAAGAGGCCAGAGGGGAAAGCTCTGCCTGCATCCCTGCCTGCACTGGGAGGATGCAGCAGACCACGGTACACAAACCCTCACTGGAAAGTTCTGTAAATTGGGAGCAGAAATGGTTTTGCAGCTTTCATTAGCAGTTTCATTAGCTCATGTTCACTAGCCTGTTCCACAGAAAGAGCATGCTGTCCTTTTACAAAAACGGAATGTGCCTCCTGCTCACTATGgtagaagcagcaggaaaaaatgttttgttaagcTTTctttcccaccccccccaccccatccccctTCAGACTTCTACCTGTGCAGGATCCTACAGGCACCAACTACTACTGTGCTCAGGATTAAGGTTTAGACAGtaatatgaaatagaaaaacaagcagCCAAAATCACCTACATGTTTTCAAGAAGCTGGTCACTAAATATGAACATTCAAGTGGATTAAGAAAAACTTACTTTACTGAACTGCGACAAAGACTCATCCATATTGTAATAATCACCAGACCAAATAACTctctaaaaaacaacaacaaaaaaatgagatcagaaaataatgcaaacatCTGCTTGCTTGTGAAAAATACAactttcctccaaaaaaaatagatgaagtaCAGGCTATCTCCCTTTGGAGAAGttcaatatattttacaagGATTATAATTACACTAAGTAACTTTGTCTCCCAGCTCAAATCTACAAACACACATGATCCAGCTATACAGCTGCAGAAATTCCTGCTTCCACTTTTGTTCCACTGCTAAACTTACATTCTGTGGCACATTTCCCTCAATACAGAGCGAAGCAACATCCCAATATTCATCTGTAAACAGAAGCACTACCTGCCACTGCTTCCCCTCTATACTGAGCAAGCACCCAGCAAACAACCAAATGATTATCCAGGTGCAAAatcctctctccctctcaaCCCCCAGCAATTCAGAGGACTCAGCAGCCTGTGACAGATAAGCATGGGTATGGTATCACCTCAAAGGTTTTTAACACGAAATCCTGTTTCTACAGCTCCAGTAGCAGAATGCAAAGCTATTTCACAGTACCAGTGCTGTGTCTTTGAAAGCCAGAACTGCCCCCGCAATTAAATCTTGCTACCCCAGTCAGGTAGGATTCAGGCATAATTAGGATTCACCTTTCAGTTCTTTTGTCCAACAAATTGCTGTTTTGTAACTCTGTAACTTTGTAACTCTGTGATCCTTTCTCCTTAGGTTGATTCCCCTGGACTGACACCATCATTGCAACAGCTCAGATGACCTTATCAAAGTGACCCACCAGAAGGAGATGGCCTGGTACACCAAATTCACGCAGGGAAAATTCACTACTTACCTGCCTTCCTCTTCATGCAAAATGTTTCCTTGAGTGTACGCAAACAAAGAACAAGCCAAAGCAATGGTTCCAAAAATACAACCAGCAGAATGAAGGTCACAGAGACTTCTCCAAACCGcgttttctgagaaaaaaaaataggctggCAGGAACTGCAGTGTACCATGaagtgaactgaaaaacaaccctatgaactgaaaaacaactgAGCTGCTAAAAAACAGATGCCTACAACAAGCACATACATCTCAGGCAGGAAGACAGAATTAATACCAGCATCTTTATGACCAGGGAAACCTTCTAGAAAGTGCCGTTGGACTTGTATGCTAGTGGGCTTGGGTCTTGTTTTCCTAGGAATGCAACCTCTTGGCAGCAGTGCCTCAAAGAAAAGTTTCTTAATCGCCCTAGCAAATGAAGCAGGCTCCAGCATTCAATATGCACAGAAGATGACAAGGCAGATTACAAATGGAAGTTTGCTTAAGCAAAAGGAATGTCCCTTCTCGAGTGCAAACCACATTCCTGGAGGATCCAGGGCTCCAGGGAGTGATTCCCAACCCTTAGCAGCGCCAGTGAGCTACCAGCACAATGCAGGGAGCTCCGTCCTTCAGGTTCCCTGATAAGCCTCTGTCTAACCTTTCACCAGTGATCATGACGAACACTGACATCTCTGCCTGTGGGCTGGGGACTGatgttttaaagacagaaaaagagatgtgAAAAATCTGAATGGACCCACAGATTTTTCCGGTTTACCATGTTCATTCCCAAGAGCTCATGGGAGAGAGATGAGCAAATGATACAGGCAGTGCTCCATCTGATCCCAACAATGTCATCAGCAAACACCACAAAGTAAAAAGTAGCCTTTCCTAGTCACTGACCCCTCCGGGAAAGCGTTAAAGATGATGGGCTGCCAAAATTCAAGAACTTGGTATGACCTAACTTCATAACTGATCCTACAGTAAACTGAACTTACTGCATCTCTGCAGAGGCTGAATCAGAGTCTTCCATGGACATGAATGATAAATATCACTTGTTGAATTTACATAAATGTCAAATTACACAACAGTtgtgctattttatttcttagaaatCATGGTGCAAGTAACAAATTTGTAAGTTTAACTTGCAAATTCTCTTGACCAACCAAATGCCATTATGTTGAGGCTACACCTACCACACAAATAAACCTCCTCCAAAATATTCAACATCACAGATGGGTTTTGGTTTTATGAATGCTGCCGCTTTGTGTGCCTAAGGTACCCAGAATGGTGAGACAGTGTAAGGGCGTGGTTTGTGACAACAACATGTACTCttgaggatttttctttctggtataAGTATGGTTTTAGTTTATCCAGATTAAGTATTCACCCAGCTAAAACAGTCACTTTGGGTATATCAAGAGTAGTCATCTAAAAATTATCTCCACTGgattaaaacacacaaaaaaatgaattttccgGAATCCTGGACCAAATCTGATCTGACCAATTCTTTCAACACATCATATGGTGTTAGCCCTCAGCGTGCAATGTTGGGAAGTCAGTCATAGCATAGACTGAGTGTCCCCACCACTGCCCTTGCGCTCTTTGGAGCAGCTGTATTACAGCTAATGCTTGATACTAAACAAGACCTTTAGCTCTTTCAAAGCATTGCACTGagcttaatttcttttatatgaGATAGATAagcaaaaacacagctttggAACAGGGAAACCATGTTGACTAGACTATGTGCTAAGGTCAACATCAGAGACAGGTTCAGAATGTGCTCCCAGACTTGTGCTCCATGTGCTCCACTTATTCCATGACTGCTTAAACCAGGGTGCAGTGATAAGATCATCCCAGAAGCAGGCCTTTATGCAGGGCTCCTGCGTTTGCTCACAGCAAGTTCAACTACAAGTACTAAAGCAATGACCAGCTTTTGTAGAAGCAGGTACCACAGCTTTCTGCCCTCAAAAAAGGTAGCAGGACATGTTTGCATGCAGCCTGATCTTAATCTGTGActcaatgaaaacaaactttctgGAGGCAAAATTTGAGCAGAGATTCTGTTTTACACACCAATACTATACCTGTTACTGAAGGGCTAAGGCCAACAAGCAGCGTAAGGGCAGCCGGCACCAAGTAGACAACCTGTTAATGAAACACAAGTATACTCTACAGCAAAGTTTATGAAGGTaaggaaacagaagcagtaaCCCATACCAGCACTTCTTTTCCACAGCAGTTTGACAGATGCACAGAACAGCCGTACAACTCTGTCCCTTTGGCATGCCCTGGTACTGCTAGTGCTCTTCTGAGTGCAGCAGCAAGCCAGCGCTTCCTTACTCACCACCCAAAATCcttgcacagcacagctgtgagACGGTCAGCTGAGCACCAGCCCTTGTGCCTGGGCTTCAGGCTTACCTGAGCTCTTACTGCCCAACCAGCCCGCTGCACCAGCCCTGAGCTGCAGTGTGGTCCCCAGGGAGAGCCCCTGTAAGAAACATCCCCCTGCACCGTGacctctgcctgtgctgggtgggagcagaagcagcctctgctgccacGTCCCAACCCCGCCACTACCAGCTGGGCTCACCTGCACAAGGGATGTACGGGGTGTGCATGGACATGGAGAGGACAGGTATGATCCCCAcccacccagcagctcctgacACGTACAGAGAGACCCCCCGGGGCCCTGCAGCTCAAAGCCCTGCTCACACTGATCCAGGGCCACTGGTGGCTGTTCCCGTGCCTGAGAATGACAGGAGTGGGCAGAGAGATGCAAGTTTTCTTTAGGTTTCTTCTGAGACTCAAGGGTCCCTGCTGAGGTCAGTGGTGACAGAAGGTGAGCTAAGGCAAGCACAGGTGATGATGGAGACCTGGTGGTGACAAGGTCAGGAGGCCTAGGGCCCAGGCTGGGAAGAACCAGAGGTTTGGTGCTCTGCACGCCGGGGGCTGAGCCTCAACCCCAAGCAGACAGCCCCGCAGAGCGCAGCACCTGCATTCTGCCCTGCGCCACGCTCCAGCCCGTACTCACCACCCACAGCCCGGCGTCGGGGTCGTTCACCTGCAGCGAGGAAACGCACATTGAGCCTCTGCAACCTCTGCgcgggctgggccgggctcgGCAGGCGGGACAGGGCGGGGAGCAGAGTGTGGGGGCCCCGGCCTGCCTCAGGTCGCACCAGAGCCCGGGCCCACCGCGGCCTAGGGCAGCCCCAGGCCCTCGCCCGCTGCCCTCACCTGCACGGCAGCCGCCAGCCCGAAGAAGGCGGCCATAAGCAGGTTGCAGAGCTGCCACAGCCGCCTCGCCGAGCTGCCGCCCGCCATGGCCGGCGCCAGCCTCCGCCTGCGCAGGGACGGCCGCTGAAGCCGCGCATTCACCGCCCCGGGCCCGCCTGCCGGGCTGGCTGCGGCCGCCCTGAGGGGACGGCCGGAGGAGAGGCGCGGGGGCACGCTCCGCTCGCTAGAGTCAGATGATATACGAAAGGGCAGGGGGCGCAAATGGTTGGGCTTGGAAGGTTTTGACCTTCGTCCTCACCAGGAGGGTCGTGCAGCCTGCCCCAGGTCGCCAGACAGGCTGTTCGATCGCTGGCCTTGGAGATTTCTGAGGCTTGCTCACCTGATCTGGTGTTGGTGATAATCCTGCTTCAAGTGACATGTTGAGCTAGAGATGTTCAGACACTCCTTCACACCATCATGGCCATGTTTCTGCAAAACTCCtatatggaagaaaattagATCTTTGTCCCatgaaataaacatgaaaaaccTATGCAGTAAGACTTCTAAGTAGCTATGCAAAAGCATAAGCCCTTCAAGAGGGGCCCTGTGGTCCCTGCCTGAGCTATGCTGTAGCTATGCCCATCTCCGGCTCAGCCACAGCCACGTCTGTGTTTGCCTACAGAGCCTACCGGGAAGAAAGATTCACATATGTTATATTAATCTTGGTGGCAGGTATctgaaacaggattttttttttttgtctgttgtaGAAATAACTAAGCCTGCTGACAGCTGGcatcacagaagagaaagacGTCATTCCCAGTGAGCTTCTCACAGGCATCTTGTCTCTCCCAAAAGCCATGAACGGAGACAGCTCTGGGTATCACAGATTGGAAATTTGATGATGTCGAAGAACCACAGGTATAGGAGAGGAATAGCAAGTCAGGGATAaaaggaggctttttttttattttcccagccAGGAGACTGGGATTTAAATCACTATTTTTGTAACAACCCTATAGTCTAggattcattttatatttaagaagACATCCAGTCTTTTTGTATTGTCTGGAGAACAAAAGGGATACTAGTCAGAAAAACAGTACTTCCTCATCATTTCCTtcatctcctggaaagagtccagcggagggccgcaaagatgatacggggcctggagcatcttccctgtgaggaaaggctgagagacctgggtctgttcagcctggagaaaagaagactgagaggggatcttatcaatgtgtataaatacctgaggtgtgggagacagagggatttggctaacctcttctcagtggtttgtggggataggacaaggggcaatggccacaaaacggagcacaggaagttccgcaccagcatgcgaaagaacttcttcatggtgagggtgacagagcactggaacaggctgcctagggaggttgtggagtctccctctctggagatattcaaggcacgtctggacgcctacctgggcagcctgctctaaggaacctgctttggcaggggggttggacccgatgatctttcgaggtcccttccaaccccttcgattctgtgattctgtgattctgtgatttcctgATCATTTATCACCCAAAGTGataattatttacaaaatgaaaggaGGTTCTTAAGAAATATGGTATCTACTGTGTCCATCTACCAAAGCTGAGTATCTGCCAGATTATTTCTCCTACTGATTTCAGTAGCAGCATTCAGCCCCACACAGAATTAGTACTCACTGAACTGTTATGCGGAAGACACGTGAATACATTTGTGGAGGGGATTAAT
This genomic window from Cygnus atratus isolate AKBS03 ecotype Queensland, Australia chromosome 18, CAtr_DNAZoo_HiC_assembly, whole genome shotgun sequence contains:
- the TMEM220 gene encoding transmembrane protein 220 isoform X1, translating into MAGGSSARRLWQLCNLLMAAFFGLAAAVQVNDPDAGLWVVVYLVPAALTLLVGLSPSVTENAVWRSLCDLHSAGCIFGTIALACSLFAYTQGNILHEEEGRELFGLVIITIWMSLCRSSVKNPLGGIHLTAAVLVALFPFVSWLYIYVNKEMRESWPAHCKTVI
- the TMEM220 gene encoding transmembrane protein 220 isoform X3; this encodes MAGGSSARRLWQLCNLLMAAFFGLAAAVQVNDPDAGLWVVVYLVPAALTLLVGLSPSVTENAVWRSLCDLHSAGCIFGTIALACSLFAYTQGNILHEEEGRELFGLVIITIWMSLCRSSVKVVNSIFLKKIQ
- the TMEM220 gene encoding transmembrane protein 220 isoform X2 — its product is MAGGSSARRLWQLCNLLMAAFFGLAAAVQVVYLVPAALTLLVGLSPSVTENAVWRSLCDLHSAGCIFGTIALACSLFAYTQGNILHEEEGRELFGLVIITIWMSLCRSSVKNPLGGIHLTAAVLVALFPFVSWLYIYVNKEMRESWPAHCKTVI